In the Silene latifolia isolate original U9 population chromosome 1, ASM4854445v1, whole genome shotgun sequence genome, ATAAATTCAACATCTTCAAGTGAAATAATGAGGGAAAGAAGAGTAATAggagaaggaggaaaagaaagtaTGTGGAAAATGAAGATGAAATTGAAGACAATATTGAGTGATTCTACAAAAGTTGAGAAATGGAGAGCAACAATTATTAGATCAAATAGACTTAAATTAATGTTAAGAGCAATTCCTACCCTTTTATTATGGTTAGTTGTGATACATTCTTTCAGAATTGGTCAAGTTTGGAGGCCTCATTTGTTCATGGGTTGGCCTTCTTGtttcaatattaataataatcatcctCCTTTGCTCGACTCTCGTCTCAATCTTCAATTGCCTATTACTCAACCTAAACTTATTCGTCCTCCTAAGAGTgagtttctttctctttctatttCTATTTCTATTTCTATTTCGTGTGAGTCGGTTTCTCaggagacttttttttttttgggggggggggggttagttTTCAGTGGTGTTACATTTTTGTGGTTGGGGATATTTCTATTAATTGACATTTTTACTTAAGATGTTTTAGTTTACACAATTCTCATTTATGACCAGTCTTATATATCCGTCTTAATAGAGACTTATTGAGTTTAATTTATTGAGTTTAATTTAATGTGTGATAATGCTATGTTTGGCCTAGAATGAATGTGTTTAGTTTGTGCAAGTTGTTTGTTTGGTCATAACATTGTTCCAATGTTTAAATGTTGAGAATTTAATTGTTGTTGTAGGGGTTTATAAGAACAATGGTTACCTCATGGTATCATGCAATGGTGGCCTTAATCAAATGCGGGCAGCGGTTAGTTGTTTCTAATTTCCTAATTTTTCGATGAATCTATGGTTAGACGGTCTTATCGAAAATTTTCCGTATTTATGTACCAAACAATTTTGCAGATATGTGATATGGTGGCAATAGCAAGACATTTAAATGTCACTCTCGTTGTCCCGGAATTGGATAAAACATCATTCTGGAATGACCCTAGGTAATTACTGCTCAGTTCAACCTTCTGAAGACTTCTTTTCCCGAAATAATGACTATATATGTCGAACCTGTTTTTAAATGTGTTAATTTCGGATGGGCAGTGAATTCCAAGATATTTTCGATGTTGACCATTTCATCACATCATTGAGAGATGAAGTTCGGATACTGAAAGAGTTACCTCTAAAGTTAAAGCTAAGGAGTGAATTTCAGCCGGTGTATTCTTTGCCGCCTGTTAGTTGGTCTGACCTTTCTTATTACCAAAATCAGGTTAGTTTGATTCGACCTTGATTCTTGTCATCTTTTAAGCAAGTTAGATATTCTGTAAAAGAGACTAATCTTTTGTGCATTTGCTGTAAAACAGATTCTTCCATTGCTTGTAAAGAATAAGGTTGTACATCTGAATAAAACCGATACGCGACTTGCAAATAATGGGTTGCCTCTTGATATTCAAAAGTTACGGTGCAAGGTAAATTATGATGCATTGAAGTTCACTCCCCAAATTGAAGAATTGGGCAAAAGGGTGGTTAAGATTCTTAGGGAGAATGGTCCCTTCTTAGTGCTTCATCTAAGATATGAAATGGACATGTTATCTTTCTCTGGCTGCACTCAAGGTTGTAATAAAGATGAGGCTGATGAACTGACAAGAATGAGGTAATTCTGCGCTGTTTTGCATCACGTTTCCTGTTCATCTTTGGTTCAGAGTCAAATTTTCGATTTTTACCGTTAGTCTTGTGTGAAACTGTCTCGCATATAGGACGTGTATGACCATAATTATAAGGATTGGATTATTTGTATCTATGATTTATGAATACGGGGTAAAAACCGTCTCAAttggaaatttttgaattttgaattgaCAGGTATTCCTATCCATGGTGGAAGGAAAAAATCATAGACTCGGATGCAAAAAGAAGAGACGGTCTGTGCCCATTGACCCCTGAGGAAACTGCCTTAACTCTACAGGCACTGGGGATTGATCAAAATATTCAAATTTATATAGCGTCAGGGGAGATATATGGAGGGAAAAAGAGAATGATCAGCTTAGCATCATCTTTCCCTAATTTGGTTAGTATCATTTCAGGATTAACTGATTTTACTCATTTGTTATGTGCCCTTAACGAGGAAATTTAACTGTGTAACTATCTCAATTCTCATCAACAGGTCAGAAAGGAAACACTGCTTGAACCCTCTGACTTGAACTTTTTTCGGAATCACTCGTCTCAAATGGCTGCATTGGACTACTTGGTTTCCTTGGAGAGTGATATCTTTGTTCCTACATATGACGGAAACATGGCTAAAGTCGTTGAAGGCCATCGGAGGTACTaaatgcttgcttaagtccaagAAAAGAGTAATATTATTAGATTGTACAAAACCAACCCTGTCAAACGTAAGTAAAAATGCTTTTCGATTGTGTTGACAGATTCATGGGTTTCAAGAAGACGATCACACTTGACAGGAAGCTTTTGGTTCAGTTAATAGACAAATACACAAATGAATCATTAAGTTGGGATGAGTTCTCTGCATCCGTGAAGGAAATTCATGCTAATCGTTTGGGAAGTCCCCATCCACGAACAATGATTCCCGACAAACCCAAAGAAGAAGACTATTTCTATGCCAACCCGTATGAGTGCCTGGAACAACCACCGGATAATAAAGCATTACAAATTGAATGATCCCAAATCAAAGTATACAAGGATTACGAGGATTTCTGGAGCCCATAATGAACATAATATACATTTGTTATACCTTAGTTAATAAGTTACTCTTGTATAGATAAGTTAGCCCACTTTTTTAATATACATGTCATCTAGTAAAATTTTGATATATTGGTTTGACTAAATCatttggattttggaacattTTATTCTTGATTGTGCGTTGGAATGAAAGGCTCCAAAATCCAAGTGACTCCAAATAGTTAAGACTCAAATGTGATTTTATGTTTCTTTCTATCTTTCGTGTAAACCGGGATCTCCATCATCGACATTCGACAATGAGGTGTTCTCGGAAATCATTGTCCTACATCTAGTAATCTAGGGGTGGTTATCATGGATTTTCAAGATATCAAGCTTTGTATAACCAAATACCAAGTTGTTGTCCATGCTTCACAGTTCACACTCAAAAGCGCGTCATGAGTGGGGTCAACTTAGGGACAAGCTTTATAGACTTCTACCGAGTAATTACTAAACTGATGATACCTAAACACTAAATAAATGTGATTTTGGCCTAACATTGGGATCGCCAAATGCCTACCATCCTTTCATTCTTCTACCGACACTCGTTTCTTTTCTTCTCTTGTGCTCTTTCACCGTTTTATTCCAAGACATTGTAATATTGTAGCACATGGCCTGGCCCGCCAGGCCATGAGACTGTAACACCTTTTCTTTacggctgtcaaaaaaaaaaaaaaaaaaaaaaaaaaaaaaaaaaaccgtttgGTCGCCCACCTTGTAGTTAAAAACTCCCTTCGGAAAAATGTTGCACAACTTGGACAAAGTGTATGggtaacacaaaatctcattgaagacggcgatattcgtcataagcttgtgacggataccatttcctctcataaaatacccatgagaggtgaaTGGGGAAGACACGTAAGTCCCCACCTTGTCCTCTCTCTCCTTTTTGTAAGAGTGTTGACTTGACggaattagcccgtcacaagcaagacgctttatCTGGGTAAACTGGTCATATCATATGGGTTGAGTATGGATTATCTGATTGAAAATATTTGGAGTCAGGTCAGCGAAAGCCTAGTAATGTTTGAGTTTAATTGAGGCGATCTACATTTTGGATCATTTCGTGTTATTAGAGTTGGGTTAGATAATTCAGTTTGGCTTATTTCAGTTATACATTTATACCATGTTTTAAATTAAGAATCAAATTCCCACAAGTACTCTTATGATAGATTCAAATAGTGTCGGCCCAATTAGTTAATTTTAGTTGAATAAACTTGTGATAAAGCCGGTTTTGAATGTTAATCGTGGTATTTTCCGGTGATTCCACTTTTGTTGTAATTTGGATCATGTGAACTTGTTGTTGGTATTTACATCTCAATTCTCAAGGTAATTGATGCGTGTCCTTAATATGATGtcttacaccctattttacacgcatttcagagctcatttgtgtagtttaagctactattttccctatttccgtctacttttgtgtttttgtgtaatattgcagaaatgtgaagaatccagcgggaaatgagccaaatccgtccccgagtacttggcatattatttgacatgaaatatttcctcgggaagcaaacttggtgcgcgtatcgaggcccgaaagacgaattcacgaagcttttggagccaagcacctgttgaagtggtcgatagactgATGCTCTTGGTCAATAGACCAGAGTacgattatcagaagctactgtacagcgaGGGTTGGTCGATTGACtagtcacagtggtcgatcgaccgaaccgTGATTCTGGCGtgaattaaaaggacgagaattccgaagcccaatgtaattaggttttaggaataagttacgtaagactatctatataacgtgaCCTGATGTTTTCAGAAGAGAAGGAAGgaattttagggaaataattagggttcaatatcaAGTTTAGCATTAGATCTCATAATCATTCGATACAATTGgttttatttgctttactttcgTTTGTGCTTTTAGAttcttcctgctttcattcggtaaattacgttccttgatttcagtttgttattattcattattagattagaattgattagttagaatcctTAAAGCCTTAATTCCTTGTTTTACGCGGTTTTcttattcatttaatttagttataaatCCTACTGTTTTCATCTTTAGTttcgttattattgttaattccagtatgagtagctaaacccttcgtgctaagatgtaggggacctatagcgtagacggcgtagaataggtagacccgagtcgcgccatggtcgatcgactgccttgcacggtcgatcgaccgactcacGTGAGAACAGCTTCGacataattaatttaattgctatatttgacgaatcgagtgcacgcgactagttgaatgcttaggaattgaccgacccgatagatcgtaagataggggagggaaatagactacttaattaagacgactaaattaataagatcgagagataagttaattcaggcttttaaatcacttttcagggcgagagtcagtactagtgatattagggacccgtagctagatcgaaagatgctacctgttaagaatggaccgtgaggacttcttatttttcccatcttacgtgattatttcagatttacctaggatactgccgtcgaaactacagtgaaccaaccgtcttagcatccttttaatatttgtcttcatctattttctttaattgctcatttatttgctttagtttagcTTTAATTTTGttacctttagttatagaactattcaaatcaaacccccctcacaactgttactttagactaaaattagacatcTATTAATTGCattgcctctctgtggttcgaccactgccgctatctatagtagtagtttggattataaatttatctttggtactctacgacggtatcaaattttggcgccgttgtcggggaggcaattgtttaatttttagttgtttttattttagtctttatcttagtttaagggacatctattccttaaacttttctcatattctacttgtagtttcctcttatgcgcaggtcacagggtggtgaattacgaccgttagatcctgagatcgaaaatactttgcgtgagttgagacgatcatctagagtattgccgacagaggaagagccgagtactcatccgattactacgagaacgagttatttgaggaggatccaccttcgtctcctCGTTTCTACTTCTTCAccgagaccgttacatctcccgatatggtgaagaagcaagtatagccagatCACTCCGAGCCAAAAGTGAGAATCTatataagggattcgcgttgccagtAAATGACGGAaaagaaaattcgaagcaaaaccgtcctacatcaatttggttgagagaaaccaatttgggggagctgcaaatgaagatggaGCTAAaaatatggagatattcattcaCTActattgttccatacccccaccagcaggcgTGACGCAGGACCAGAttaaggagacgatgttcatattctcgctccgtgatgctgctagggagtggtaccgagatctggatcgagcggccaatgggattactgattggaattcgttggccctagcattttataagaaatatttctctgcatcgaagaccaatgcgattagagctcaaatcacaagctttaaacatgGTCTTAATGaaaattttcatgaggcatgagtccgtttcaagaagctggtgcggtctattccgcaccatgggttcgaacaatggtgcatgtgtaatcaattctataatggactttatgatgatcagagggctatcctggatgctgcagctaacggtagattccaggagaatgttggagagacaaaggggtggaagattattgaagatatggccatcaataaagctgagcatgggaattctataGGAAATTagagaagatcagctgaatctcctgctgtagctgcaatagaggcccttactgcaagatttgacaagctagattttgggggatcccaaaaaggtgggatatataaagttattgcagtttcagacggtccctttacatgcaaaagatgtggaggagagggacatgtttcggagttttgtactagttcaAATGAAACATgtgttgcctttcaacattataggtagACGGGTACTTATCCCGAttcctctaatgtccaccccaatttgaggtggactaaccagaatgtccttaatccgggtccaccaccgcagcagcagcagcatcaaagctatgtgccccctcataagcagcagcagtatcaaaagcctccctatgtgcctcagcagcaacaatttcaaggttctgatatttctgaattgaaaaacatggttcaaaatttgccgggtttgctgcaaaaggagtctctagctagatagacttctacaaaaatgttggagagtcaaattgcccaactggcaagcaaaagtgcaactagagctccggggcatttgccgtcgcagccggataaaaaagagaccctaaatgcgatcactttgaggagtgggtctacccttgatgggcccgctatggtcgaagatgttactgaaaaagatgaggcggaaccgagcaagaaaaaggccgGAGTGAacaatagcaagaaaaagacgatcagcaggtatgtcagtcgatcgactgacacacctggtcgatcgaccagctcgcGTAACAGTGCAATTTCTGTTCCtgaggaagccagtcgatcgactgacctacatggtcgatcgactgaagatactgctgatgtcgaaccttttcgtcctccaatgcccgataacttgagggaccacttatttcggagTACGACGGCTCCGAAATTAttaaggcaagatccaaatgctgatggatcagttccggttccaaaatATGACCCTATGACaattaatggttcattcctgagacggtctgaagaaggttcgagctacaacaaggacaaattagtggattttcagcctaagtccattgacgccggtatgagagacttagaggagagggctaagttgcttcttacagccccttatccatagagattggtgccgacaaaggaacatgtatcgtttaacaagtttgagaatgttattcgtagtttaaatgtgcaagttctttttttagaattagttaatcaagtgcctgcttacacgaaatttatgaagcagcttttgtctaaaaagaagtcacttgatactgtgcaatctgtcgcactaactgaggagtcatgttcttatttgactcataTTGCACCTCATAAgcaagacccaggtagtttttcagtcccatgtaatattggtaccttttctattgagaaggccttgtgtgacctaggggccagtattagtgttatgcttttgagtcttgctaagaaattgaaattgact is a window encoding:
- the LOC141610731 gene encoding rhamnogalacturonan I rhamnosyltransferase 1-like, which translates into the protein MCKINSTSSSEIMRERRVIGEGGKESMWKMKMKLKTILSDSTKVEKWRATIIRSNRLKLMLRAIPTLLLWLVVIHSFRIGQVWRPHLFMGWPSCFNINNNHPPLLDSRLNLQLPITQPKLIRPPKRVYKNNGYLMVSCNGGLNQMRAAICDMVAIARHLNVTLVVPELDKTSFWNDPSEFQDIFDVDHFITSLRDEVRILKELPLKLKLRSEFQPVYSLPPVSWSDLSYYQNQILPLLVKNKVVHLNKTDTRLANNGLPLDIQKLRCKVNYDALKFTPQIEELGKRVVKILRENGPFLVLHLRYEMDMLSFSGCTQGCNKDEADELTRMRYSYPWWKEKIIDSDAKRRDGLCPLTPEETALTLQALGIDQNIQIYIASGEIYGGKKRMISLASSFPNLVRKETLLEPSDLNFFRNHSSQMAALDYLVSLESDIFVPTYDGNMAKVVEGHRRFMGFKKTITLDRKLLVQLIDKYTNESLSWDEFSASVKEIHANRLGSPHPRTMIPDKPKEEDYFYANPYECLEQPPDNKALQIE